A stretch of the Photobacterium toruni genome encodes the following:
- the purM gene encoding phosphoribosylformylglycinamidine cyclo-ligase, whose product MSNKNSSLSYKDAGVDIDAGNALVDRIKGIVKRTHRPEVMGGIGGFGALCSLPTKYKEPVLVSGTDGVGTKLRLAMDLKQHDTIGIDLVAMCVNDLIVQGAEPLFFLDYYATGKLDIDTAASVVAGIGEGCIQSGCALIGGETAEMPGMYHGDDYDVAGFCVGVVEKADIIDGSKVTAGDALIAVGSSGPHSNGYSLVRKILEVSQADLNQDLDGKKLSEHLLAPTKIYVKSALKMIENCDIHAISHITGGGFWENIPRVLPQGTKAVVNGNSWQWPAIFNWLQQTGNVDTHEMYRTFNCGVGLVIALPQAQAALAIEILQTEGENAWLLGEIATAAVGEEQVEIN is encoded by the coding sequence GTGAGCAACAAAAACTCTTCTCTTAGTTACAAAGATGCTGGTGTTGATATTGATGCTGGTAATGCGTTAGTTGACCGTATTAAAGGTATCGTTAAGCGTACTCATCGCCCTGAAGTTATGGGAGGAATCGGTGGTTTTGGTGCTTTATGTTCACTACCTACAAAATATAAAGAGCCTGTTTTAGTATCAGGAACCGATGGTGTAGGCACTAAACTTCGCCTCGCCATGGATCTAAAACAACACGATACTATCGGTATTGATTTAGTTGCAATGTGTGTTAATGATTTGATCGTACAAGGTGCTGAGCCTTTGTTTTTCTTAGATTATTATGCAACAGGAAAACTTGATATTGATACAGCTGCAAGTGTTGTAGCAGGTATTGGTGAAGGTTGTATTCAATCAGGTTGCGCACTCATTGGTGGCGAAACAGCTGAAATGCCAGGCATGTACCATGGTGATGATTATGACGTTGCTGGTTTCTGTGTTGGTGTTGTTGAAAAGGCTGACATCATTGATGGTTCAAAAGTAACCGCAGGTGATGCACTTATTGCGGTTGGCTCAAGTGGTCCCCACTCAAACGGTTATTCATTAGTCCGCAAAATCCTAGAAGTTTCCCAAGCCGATCTTAATCAAGATCTTGATGGTAAAAAACTATCTGAGCACTTATTAGCCCCTACTAAAATTTATGTTAAATCAGCGCTAAAAATGATTGAGAACTGTGATATTCATGCCATTTCTCATATTACTGGCGGTGGTTTCTGGGAAAATATTCCACGAGTATTACCACAAGGCACCAAAGCAGTCGTCAATGGCAATAGCTGGCAATGGCCTGCGATTTTTAACTGGTTGCAGCAAACGGGAAATGTTGATACTCACGAAATGTACCGCACATTCAACTGCGGTGTTGGTTTAGTGATTGCACTACCCCAAGCACAAGCAGCACTTGCGATTGAAATTTTACAAACTGAAGGTGAAAATGCGTGGCTGCTCGGTGAAATTGCAACCGCTGCAGTAGGCGAAGAGCAAGTAGAGATTAATTAG
- the upp gene encoding uracil phosphoribosyltransferase: protein MKVVEVKHPLVKHKIGLMREGDISTKRFRELATEVGSLLTYEATSDFETEKVMIEGWNGPVEIDQLKGKKVTVVPILRAGLGMMDGVLEHMPSARISVVGIYRDEETLEPVPYFNKLASNIDERIALVVDPMLATGGSMIATLDLLKEHGCTQFKVLVLVAAPEGIAALEKAHPDVELYTAAIDDKLNDKGYIVPGLGDAGDKIFGTK, encoded by the coding sequence ATGAAAGTCGTTGAGGTGAAACACCCACTGGTTAAACATAAGATTGGTCTTATGCGTGAAGGTGATATTAGCACTAAGCGTTTTCGTGAATTGGCAACCGAAGTTGGTAGCCTATTAACATATGAAGCGACTTCAGACTTCGAAACAGAAAAAGTGATGATTGAAGGCTGGAATGGTCCAGTTGAAATTGATCAGCTAAAGGGTAAAAAAGTGACTGTAGTGCCAATTCTTCGTGCTGGTTTAGGCATGATGGATGGCGTATTAGAACATATGCCAAGTGCACGTATCAGTGTTGTCGGTATCTACCGTGACGAAGAAACGTTAGAACCTGTACCATACTTTAATAAATTAGCATCGAATATTGATGAGCGTATTGCTTTGGTTGTTGATCCAATGCTAGCGACAGGCGGTTCAATGATTGCAACGCTTGATCTATTAAAAGAACATGGCTGTACTCAATTTAAAGTATTAGTACTTGTTGCTGCACCTGAAGGTATTGCTGCATTAGAAAAAGCGCATCCAGATGTAGAGCTATACACTGCTGCTATTGACGATAAGTTAAATGACAAGGGATATATTGTTCCAGGTCTTGGCGATGCTGGTGATAAAATCTTTGGTACTAAATAA
- a CDS encoding uracil-xanthine permease family protein has product MMQVLQGAQMLFVAFGALVLVPLLTGLDPNVALFGAGAGTLLFQIVTKRSVPIFLASSFAFIAPMMYGIQTWGVASTMGGLMMAGVVYVIMGIVIKVRGISFIHRLLPPVVVGPVIMVIGLGLAPAAVNMAIGKTGGGDVQLVAHDVALWISAISLIVTISLSVFAKGILKLVPIVGGISAGYIASLGFGVVDFTPVIQASWLAMPNFTFPEFNINAVLFMIPVAIAPAVEHVGDMLAISNVTGKDYLKKPGLHRTMAGDGIATIAASLIGAPPNTTYSEVTGAVMLTKAFNPVIMTWAAVTAIVLAFVGKLGAILQTIPVPVMGGIMILLFGSIATVGLNTLITHQVNLHKPRNLVIVAVTLVFGIGGMAFGIGEFSLQGISLCGIVAILLNLILPHDLGEDSISMQVEDTEHL; this is encoded by the coding sequence ATGATGCAGGTTCTTCAAGGTGCACAAATGCTATTTGTAGCATTTGGGGCATTAGTTCTAGTGCCGTTACTAACCGGACTTGATCCTAATGTTGCCTTATTTGGCGCGGGTGCTGGTACATTACTATTTCAGATCGTTACTAAACGCTCTGTACCCATTTTCCTAGCCTCATCTTTCGCCTTTATTGCTCCGATGATGTATGGCATTCAAACATGGGGAGTGGCTAGTACCATGGGCGGGTTAATGATGGCAGGTGTCGTATATGTCATTATGGGTATTGTCATTAAAGTACGTGGTATCAGCTTTATACACCGTTTATTACCACCTGTTGTTGTTGGCCCTGTGATCATGGTAATTGGTCTAGGCTTAGCACCCGCAGCTGTCAATATGGCGATAGGAAAAACAGGTGGTGGCGATGTCCAGCTTGTTGCCCATGATGTCGCATTGTGGATTTCAGCTATTTCTCTAATCGTAACGATAAGTTTAAGTGTCTTTGCCAAAGGAATATTAAAATTAGTCCCTATCGTGGGTGGTATTTCTGCAGGTTATATTGCCAGTCTCGGATTTGGCGTGGTTGATTTTACACCTGTAATCCAAGCAAGTTGGCTTGCTATGCCTAATTTCACATTCCCTGAATTCAATATCAACGCTGTCTTATTTATGATTCCAGTAGCAATAGCTCCTGCGGTTGAACATGTCGGTGATATGTTAGCAATCTCCAACGTAACGGGTAAGGATTACCTTAAAAAACCAGGACTTCATCGCACAATGGCAGGCGATGGTATTGCAACAATTGCAGCCTCTTTAATTGGCGCACCACCAAATACAACCTATTCAGAAGTTACTGGTGCCGTGATGTTAACCAAGGCATTCAATCCCGTGATCATGACATGGGCAGCGGTTACAGCCATTGTATTAGCATTTGTCGGAAAACTGGGTGCTATATTGCAAACTATACCTGTTCCTGTGATGGGCGGTATTATGATTTTACTTTTTGGCTCAATCGCAACGGTTGGTCTTAATACTTTAATTACCCATCAAGTTAATCTTCATAAACCAAGAAACTTAGTCATTGTCGCGGTAACACTGGTATTTGGTATCGGCGGAATGGCATTTGGCATTGGTGAATTTAGCCTTCAAGGCATCAGTCTTTGTGGCATTGTCGCTATTTTATTAAACCTAATTTTACCGCATGACTTAGGTGAAGATTCGATAAGCATGCAAGTTGAAGACACTGAACATCTATAA
- a CDS encoding DUF2066 domain-containing protein — protein sequence MSLTMLRFALLFLAVLVLPVQAATVNDLYQTQVTLIGSDQQADQAAREQGLANVLVKISGNTDILNNASIKTAITNSSRYISQFGYSEVDGQRAINLSFDKNQIKQLLIKSKASIWKDQRPNILVWMVDNDAQQRNILWDQSTNMLVNDTKQAADSRGLPLTFPVGDITDETAVNVSDLWGGFIDPIAAASARYHADGLLLVKAQQQSDGNVALHWQFYPQQPSKIASAEVQPITGTISGTLVQASNKMINQVTDYLANKYAVVLGGVAGGKVNIEVDNIQSTENFFALEKMLNSLTTVSSANAMRIKGDSVIFQLNLQGSEQAFHQEISHDNQISQTQSAVAFAADPVASTPVPVTSVATTATATPAATSTAAVTSAPVVNVLTVTPQNIYSWNS from the coding sequence ATGAGTCTTACTATGTTGCGATTTGCATTATTATTTTTAGCAGTATTGGTATTACCAGTACAAGCTGCGACGGTGAATGATCTTTATCAAACCCAAGTTACTTTGATTGGAAGTGATCAACAAGCCGATCAAGCTGCCCGTGAACAGGGATTAGCAAATGTATTAGTCAAAATATCAGGCAATACTGATATTTTAAATAATGCTTCAATTAAAACAGCGATCACTAATAGTAGCCGTTATATTAGTCAGTTTGGTTACAGTGAAGTTGATGGTCAACGTGCTATTAATCTAAGTTTTGATAAAAACCAAATTAAGCAATTACTGATTAAATCAAAAGCGAGTATTTGGAAAGATCAACGTCCAAACATTTTAGTATGGATGGTTGATAATGATGCTCAGCAACGTAATATTTTGTGGGATCAATCAACCAACATGTTGGTAAATGACACTAAGCAAGCTGCTGATAGCCGAGGGTTGCCATTGACGTTTCCTGTGGGAGATATCACAGATGAAACAGCTGTCAATGTATCTGATTTGTGGGGCGGTTTTATTGATCCTATTGCCGCAGCAAGTGCTCGTTATCATGCCGATGGATTATTATTGGTTAAAGCCCAGCAGCAATCTGATGGTAACGTTGCTTTACATTGGCAGTTTTATCCGCAGCAACCAAGTAAAATTGCATCAGCAGAAGTACAACCGATTACTGGCACTATATCAGGTACATTGGTACAGGCATCGAATAAAATGATTAATCAAGTTACTGATTATTTAGCTAATAAATATGCAGTTGTTTTAGGTGGTGTTGCTGGTGGTAAAGTTAATATTGAAGTCGATAATATTCAATCAACTGAAAACTTTTTTGCTTTAGAAAAAATGTTGAATAGCTTAACGACAGTGAGCAGTGCTAACGCCATGAGAATTAAAGGTGATAGTGTTATTTTTCAATTGAATCTTCAAGGGTCTGAGCAGGCATTTCATCAAGAAATTAGTCATGATAATCAAATTAGCCAGACTCAATCAGCAGTAGCTTTTGCCGCAGATCCTGTAGCATCAACACCTGTTCCTGTAACTTCTGTCGCAACGACAGCGACAGCTACACCAGCCGCTACTTCAACGGCGGCAGTGACATCTGCTCCAGTGGTTAACGTATTAACGGTAACACCACAAAATATTTATTCTTGGAATAGCTGA
- a CDS encoding DUF2069 domain-containing protein, whose amino-acid sequence MPKMQRLTYIAHQTALYSHCGLIIFISIWQLLLSPHHHFSAITMTLLWVTPLLLPLLGMLAAKPYTYAWANFILMFYILHATTLITLNEGERGLAIIEFAIVIVCFMSNIIYARLRAKELGIKLKRLSQVEREEHARYDG is encoded by the coding sequence ATGCCCAAAATGCAACGATTAACCTATATTGCACATCAAACTGCATTATATAGTCATTGTGGTTTGATTATTTTTATTAGTATATGGCAATTATTACTCTCCCCCCATCACCACTTCTCAGCCATTACCATGACTCTTTTATGGGTAACGCCCTTATTATTACCTTTACTCGGTATGCTAGCCGCTAAGCCTTATACTTATGCATGGGCAAATTTTATTTTAATGTTCTATATTCTGCATGCCACAACGCTAATAACACTTAATGAAGGTGAACGAGGACTTGCAATAATAGAGTTTGCTATCGTTATAGTGTGCTTTATGAGTAATATTATTTATGCTCGCTTGCGGGCAAAAGAATTAGGAATTAAATTAAAGCGGTTATCACAGGTTGAACGTGAAGAACATGCCCGTTATGACGGTTAA
- the wrbA gene encoding NAD(P)H:quinone oxidoreductase: protein MMIKILVLYYSLHGNTRQLARHIGRGIEQIDGCEAVLRTVADISVVTTTAATSRPTTTSDPIVSHDDLKQCAAMAMGSPVRFGNMAAPLKHFLDSTSGEWLSGTLIGKPACVFTSSSSLHGGQETTLQSMMLPLLHHGMLLVGIPYSEPLLHTTHHGGTPYGASHVNNGTNKQLHSDEIALAQAIGRRLATIACKLSG from the coding sequence ATAATGATTAAAATCTTAGTACTTTATTACAGCCTTCATGGTAACACCCGTCAATTGGCACGTCATATTGGCCGTGGTATTGAACAAATCGATGGCTGTGAGGCGGTACTAAGAACTGTGGCTGACATTTCAGTAGTAACGACGACAGCTGCCACATCGCGACCAACAACAACGTCCGATCCTATTGTTAGCCATGATGATCTCAAACAGTGTGCAGCAATGGCAATGGGCAGCCCTGTTAGATTTGGTAATATGGCAGCCCCGCTCAAGCATTTTTTAGACAGTACCAGTGGTGAGTGGTTGTCGGGTACATTAATAGGAAAGCCCGCCTGTGTGTTTACCTCATCGTCATCATTACACGGAGGACAGGAAACTACACTACAATCAATGATGTTACCGCTGTTACATCATGGAATGTTACTTGTTGGTATTCCCTACTCAGAGCCCTTATTACATACAACGCACCATGGTGGGACTCCTTATGGAGCATCACATGTAAATAACGGTACAAATAAGCAATTGCACTCAGATGAAATAGCCCTTGCTCAAGCCATTGGACGGCGTTTAGCAACTATTGCATGTAAATTAAGTGGCTAA
- the arsC gene encoding arsenate reductase (glutaredoxin) (This arsenate reductase requires both glutathione and glutaredoxin to convert arsenate to arsenite, after which the efflux transporter formed by ArsA and ArsB can extrude the arsenite from the cell, providing resistance.) has product MSIFIYHNPRCSKSRETLALLTERGIHPTIIKYLDTPPTVEQLQQLYRQLGYNTVREMMRTKEQQYQQLQLGDSTLTDLALFEAMASHPKLLERPIVVNNDKAAMGRPPEHVLDIL; this is encoded by the coding sequence ATGAGCATTTTTATTTATCACAATCCACGTTGTTCAAAAAGCCGTGAAACACTCGCATTACTCACTGAGCGCGGTATTCATCCAACGATAATTAAATATTTAGATACACCACCAACAGTTGAGCAGTTACAACAACTGTACCGTCAATTAGGCTATAACACAGTACGAGAAATGATGCGTACTAAAGAACAACAATACCAACAGTTGCAACTGGGCGATTCAACCTTAACTGATCTGGCATTATTTGAAGCAATGGCATCGCATCCTAAATTACTTGAGCGTCCCATTGTGGTTAATAATGATAAAGCAGCGATGGGTCGTCCACCAGAGCACGTATTGGATATTTTATAA
- the bepA gene encoding beta-barrel assembly-enhancing protease, producing the protein MFQFAKAPTYLLLSALLSASLPAIANNASSLPDIGTTAASTLTIDKEIEYGDMYMRIMRASRPIINDPVLSEYIQDLGHKLVANADGVKTPFDFFLIKNYEINAFALFGGNIGIHSGLFLHAKTESELASVIAHEIAHVTQRHLARSLEDQAKKNPATMAAMLGSLLLVIAAPEAGMAALHATTAISIQGMLNHTRSNEKEADRIGISTLARAGFNPQAMPHFFERLAEQYRYTTKLPAMLLSHPLPESRITDSRLRANNYSVVRLPPSEHYLLAKSRMVARYVGFNQSSALNWFNTELKKAPANQKKELNYGKSLVYIDKGQYAKAQQLLMPLLAAEPNNLFYIDAATDLNLYQKQYDKAIKRLENALQYQPESSVLQLNLANALLEAQRYQQSINILTRYSYQYPNDINGWALLVQNYAKQNKRDGELAAMGELAALRAQWGLAISNYTQAAQRAKLGSLDQARYDARLDQLRIQQAQFEALRSSF; encoded by the coding sequence ATGTTCCAATTTGCTAAAGCACCAACTTATCTATTACTGTCAGCCTTGTTAAGTGCTAGCTTGCCGGCTATAGCGAATAACGCATCTTCTTTACCTGACATTGGCACGACAGCAGCATCAACATTGACCATCGATAAAGAAATTGAATATGGCGATATGTATATGCGAATAATGCGTGCAAGTCGGCCCATTATTAATGATCCTGTATTATCAGAATATATTCAAGATTTAGGTCATAAGCTAGTTGCAAATGCTGATGGTGTTAAAACACCGTTTGATTTTTTCTTAATCAAAAATTATGAGATCAATGCCTTTGCTTTATTTGGTGGCAATATTGGCATCCATTCAGGATTATTCTTACATGCAAAAACTGAAAGTGAACTCGCGTCAGTTATTGCACATGAAATTGCCCATGTCACTCAACGTCATCTTGCCCGTTCATTAGAAGATCAAGCAAAGAAAAATCCAGCAACAATGGCAGCAATGCTTGGCTCACTATTATTAGTTATTGCAGCTCCTGAGGCTGGTATGGCCGCATTACACGCAACAACAGCGATATCGATACAAGGCATGCTTAATCATACCCGTAGTAATGAGAAAGAAGCTGATCGTATTGGAATATCAACCTTAGCTAGAGCCGGTTTTAACCCGCAAGCAATGCCACATTTTTTTGAACGTTTAGCTGAACAATACCGCTATACCACGAAACTACCTGCGATGTTACTCAGCCACCCATTACCTGAGTCTCGTATTACAGACAGTCGGTTACGTGCAAATAATTATTCAGTGGTTAGATTACCGCCCTCTGAGCACTACCTATTGGCAAAATCACGTATGGTGGCTCGTTATGTCGGTTTTAATCAATCCTCAGCCTTAAATTGGTTTAATACTGAACTCAAAAAAGCCCCCGCTAACCAAAAAAAAGAACTTAATTATGGTAAAAGCTTGGTTTATATTGATAAAGGTCAATATGCTAAAGCACAACAATTACTGATGCCATTACTTGCAGCAGAACCTAATAACTTATTTTACATTGATGCTGCAACAGACTTGAATTTATATCAAAAACAATATGATAAAGCGATAAAACGTTTAGAAAACGCATTGCAATATCAACCAGAAAGTAGCGTGTTACAGCTTAATTTAGCCAATGCTTTATTAGAAGCTCAACGTTACCAGCAAAGCATTAACATCCTGACGCGTTATAGTTACCAATACCCCAATGATATTAATGGCTGGGCATTATTAGTTCAAAATTATGCCAAACAAAATAAACGTGATGGTGAGCTAGCAGCTATGGGAGAATTAGCGGCATTACGTGCACAATGGGGGCTAGCAATCAGTAACTACACTCAAGCCGCACAAAGAGCAAAGTTAGGTTCACTTGATCAAGCTCGTTATGATGCAAGATTAGATCAACTGCGGATTCAACAAGCACAATTTGAAGCATTACGTTCTTCTTTTTAA
- a CDS encoding sulfurtransferase TusA family protein, producing MDNHCHAIGMEILTLDLITLRCPFALLIVKRECGDVLPAQKLKIKVSADGTQTDIIRYLKNNGFTLDIQAENSYQLVIIATKGP from the coding sequence ATGGATAATCACTGTCACGCGATTGGAATGGAAATCCTTACCCTAGATCTCATAACACTTCGTTGTCCATTTGCTTTATTAATCGTCAAGCGCGAATGTGGCGATGTATTGCCAGCTCAGAAACTTAAAATTAAAGTTTCAGCAGATGGCACTCAGACGGACATTATTCGTTATCTAAAAAATAATGGATTTACTCTTGATATACAGGCTGAAAATAGCTATCAGCTGGTTATTATTGCGACAAAAGGACCATAA
- a CDS encoding AI-2E family transporter yields the protein MLNMFKNWYQRRFSDPHAVSLMIILAGAFLTLYFFGGLLTPLLVAIVLAYLLESPVARFTQWGLPRTISVAIVLIIFAGLMVLALFGLVPTIWHQITNLSADIPKMFNDLQIYVSSLPERYPDFVQPHQVTVLTDTLREKVLAFGGSVVKGSLSSLVSLATLGVYLILVPLLIFFLLKDKDTILHSFINVLPNNRRLASKVSAEMNQQISNYIRGKVIEIFIVGIASYIVFVVMGLQYAALLGVLVGLSVLIPYIGAAAVTVPVAMVGLFQWGWTPEFWWLLAAYGIVQALDGNVLVPVLFSEAVNLHPVAIIVAVLVFGGLWGFWGVFFAIPLATLVKAVWSALMMKDNTSPSSY from the coding sequence ATGCTCAATATGTTTAAAAATTGGTATCAACGCCGATTCTCTGATCCTCATGCTGTGAGTTTAATGATTATTTTAGCCGGTGCTTTTTTAACCTTGTATTTCTTTGGTGGTTTACTAACGCCATTGTTGGTTGCAATTGTATTGGCATATCTACTTGAATCACCTGTCGCTCGTTTTACGCAATGGGGCTTACCGCGCACAATTTCTGTTGCTATCGTGTTGATTATCTTTGCTGGATTAATGGTATTGGCTTTATTTGGCTTAGTACCCACTATCTGGCATCAAATTACCAATTTAAGTGCTGATATACCAAAAATGTTTAATGACTTACAGATTTATGTCTCTAGTCTTCCTGAGCGTTATCCTGATTTTGTACAACCACATCAAGTCACTGTATTAACTGATACGTTGCGTGAGAAAGTATTGGCTTTTGGCGGCAGTGTTGTTAAAGGTTCACTATCATCATTAGTGAGCTTAGCTACGTTGGGGGTTTATTTAATTTTAGTGCCGTTATTAATTTTCTTTTTACTGAAAGATAAAGACACTATTTTACATTCGTTTATTAATGTCTTACCAAATAATCGTCGCTTAGCCAGTAAGGTTAGTGCTGAAATGAATCAGCAAATATCTAATTATATTCGTGGCAAAGTGATTGAAATTTTTATTGTTGGTATCGCAAGTTATATCGTTTTTGTGGTGATGGGACTTCAGTATGCTGCACTACTTGGAGTATTGGTTGGTTTATCCGTGTTAATTCCTTATATCGGTGCAGCAGCGGTGACAGTACCAGTCGCTATGGTTGGCTTATTTCAATGGGGTTGGACACCTGAGTTTTGGTGGTTATTAGCGGCTTACGGTATTGTTCAAGCATTAGATGGCAATGTTTTAGTACCTGTATTGTTTTCAGAGGCCGTTAACTTACATCCAGTCGCAATTATTGTTGCGGTATTAGTCTTTGGTGGGCTGTGGGGTTTCTGGGGGGTATTCTTTGCGATTCCATTAGCAACTTTAGTTAAAGCTGTATGGAGCGCATTAATGATGAAAGATAATACGTCGCCCTCCAGTTATTAA
- the bcp gene encoding thioredoxin-dependent thiol peroxidase codes for MNTLTAGMLAPAFTLLNQDNQPVSLNDFKGKKVLAYFYPKAMTPGCTVQACGLRDSKADLDTHNVVVLGISIDPVKRLPKFIERDHLNFTLLSDEDHAVADQFGVWGEKKFMGKIYDGLHRISFLIDEHGKIEHVFDKFKTKDHHQVVLDYLNQ; via the coding sequence ATGAATACACTAACAGCAGGAATGCTCGCTCCCGCTTTTACGTTACTTAACCAAGACAACCAACCTGTCAGCTTAAATGATTTTAAAGGTAAGAAGGTACTGGCTTATTTTTACCCTAAAGCAATGACGCCAGGCTGTACCGTTCAAGCATGCGGTTTGCGCGACAGTAAAGCAGATCTAGATACTCATAACGTGGTTGTTTTAGGTATTAGTATTGATCCTGTTAAGCGTTTACCTAAATTTATTGAACGTGACCACCTTAACTTCACACTGCTATCTGATGAAGATCATGCAGTAGCCGATCAATTTGGCGTGTGGGGAGAGAAAAAATTCATGGGGAAAATTTATGATGGTTTACACCGCATCAGTTTCTTAATTGATGAGCATGGTAAAATTGAACATGTATTTGATAAATTTAAAACCAAAGACCATCATCAAGTAGTATTAGATTACCTTAATCAGTAA
- a CDS encoding ACT domain-containing protein: MEHYLVITAVGTDRPGITDEITHLVAHSGCNIVDSRIALFGSEFTLIMLLSGNSNAISRIESTLPLKGQEHDLITVMKRTNKHIARFFPYTADFHIEAKDSPGLIKHFTHFMASRKIDISTLSANTIENGHANIDNQLVLQISTNLPEDCHLETLQEEYETLCSQLNAHGTVNFIGHH, translated from the coding sequence ATGGAACATTACCTTGTAATAACCGCAGTAGGTACTGATCGACCAGGTATCACCGATGAGATCACCCATCTTGTTGCACACAGTGGTTGTAACATCGTTGATAGCAGAATCGCTCTTTTTGGCTCAGAGTTCACACTTATTATGTTGCTCTCAGGTAATAGCAACGCGATCTCAAGAATTGAATCAACATTGCCACTTAAAGGCCAAGAGCATGATTTAATTACCGTGATGAAACGTACCAATAAGCATATTGCTCGCTTCTTTCCATATACTGCTGATTTTCATATTGAAGCAAAAGATAGCCCGGGACTAATTAAACATTTCACCCACTTTATGGCTAGCCGTAAAATTGACATTTCAACCCTAAGTGCTAATACCATTGAAAATGGTCACGCGAATATTGATAATCAATTAGTACTTCAAATCAGTACCAATTTACCTGAAGACTGTCATTTAGAGACCTTACAAGAAGAATATGAAACACTTTGTAGCCAACTAAATGCTCACGGTACTGTCAATTTTATTGGTCACCATTAA
- the dapA gene encoding 4-hydroxy-tetrahydrodipicolinate synthase, producing MFSGSMVALLTPFDPSGEVDYIGLQKLVNHHIDAGTTAIIAVGTTGESTTLTVDEHIKVVLKTLEYVDGRIPVIAGTGANATHEAVTITKLFSGTGIAACLSVTPYYNKPTQEGLYQHYKAIAEATDIPQILYNVPGRTAVDLLPETVARLAKLDNIIGIKDATGDITRVKKTRELCGANFIQLSGDDATAVDFVAEGGHGVISVTANIAAPAMATMFNLALEGKLEAAQEINQRLMPLHTKLFVEANPIPVKWAAHQMGLIEHDNLRLPLTVLSESQQPVVKQALIDANVL from the coding sequence ATGTTTTCAGGAAGCATGGTAGCACTATTAACACCATTTGATCCTTCAGGTGAAGTTGATTATATCGGCTTACAGAAGCTAGTTAATCATCATATTGATGCGGGTACCACCGCTATTATTGCGGTAGGAACAACGGGTGAATCAACAACACTAACTGTTGATGAGCACATTAAAGTTGTTTTAAAAACGCTAGAATATGTTGATGGACGTATTCCAGTGATTGCTGGTACGGGGGCTAATGCCACTCATGAAGCCGTAACGATTACCAAACTGTTTTCTGGTACGGGAATTGCTGCCTGCCTGAGTGTGACACCATATTATAATAAACCGACTCAAGAAGGTTTATACCAACACTATAAAGCTATTGCTGAAGCGACTGATATTCCACAAATACTATACAATGTACCTGGTCGTACAGCGGTTGATTTATTACCAGAAACCGTTGCTCGTTTAGCTAAACTTGACAATATTATTGGTATTAAAGATGCAACAGGAGATATAACTCGCGTTAAAAAAACACGGGAACTTTGTGGCGCAAACTTTATCCAATTAAGCGGTGATGATGCAACAGCCGTTGATTTTGTTGCTGAAGGTGGCCATGGCGTTATTTCTGTTACCGCAAACATTGCTGCACCAGCAATGGCAACGATGTTTAACCTTGCTTTAGAGGGGAAACTTGAAGCTGCTCAAGAGATAAATCAACGTTTAATGCCATTACATACAAAACTGTTTGTTGAAGCGAATCCAATTCCAGTGAAATGGGCCGCTCATCAAATGGGATTAATTGAACACGATAACTTACGACTTCCGCTTACTGTTTTAAGCGAATCACAGCAGCCAGTTGTTAAACAAGCACTTATTGATGCGAACGTATTATAA